The following proteins come from a genomic window of Ilumatobacter coccineus YM16-304:
- a CDS encoding DEAD/DEAH box helicase: MLEAFSPAVRAWFASSFPSPTPAQVKGWPHIANGEHTLICAPTGSGKTLTSFLASIDRLTTTPRPEERSHRTRVLYISPLRALAFDIEKNLRAPLKGIELAAERLGEPFVAPEVGMRTGDTPSNDRQKLVRRPPDLLITTPESLYLMLTSKARETLVGVETVIIDEIHAMATTKRGAHLALTLERLDEVTEKPPQRIGLSATQRPLEEIAEFLGGYETPGHDGQPGTLRPVTIIDAGIRKDMEIEVVIPIEDMSTLGQVKTELVSGPATAALTERRTSIWPSIYPEILTRILANRSTIIFCNARRSAERLAAKLNELAVEEGVPGIVDPETGAMVEELVKAHHGSLAREQRVVIEDQLKRGELRAIVATSSLELGIDMGAVDLVIQVESPGAVSRGMQRVGRAGHQVGEPSRGSIFPKHRGDLLEAAVVTRRMIDGQIESSRFLRNPLDVLAQQIVAHVAAVEECSVDEVTSLVRRCANFAEISDELLNNVLDLLAGRYPSEEFSELRPRIVWDRVNNTLRARDGSKRLAVTSGGTIPDRGLFGVFLPDGTRVGELDEEMVYESRPGETFVLGASTWRIEDITFQRVTVSPAPGQPGKMPFWHGDRPGRPLELGRALGAFIREIRDLGVGHAVDDETGVADGPHPGVARLMEHYSLDAFAAHNLVQYLDEQVEATGAVPDDKTIVVERFQDEIGDWRICLLSPFGTPVHAPWAMAIERQLMDRFDIPVETMWGDDGIVIRLPESADELPVESLLIDPEDIDELVVSTLPQTALFSARFRECAGRALLLPRRRPDRRTPLWQQRQRAADLLAVASKFPTFPILLEASRECLQDVFDVPALREVLGLLRSRAIRVVTVDTGKASPMASSLLFNWIAAYMYEGDAPLAERRAAALALDRDLLRDLLGAEELRDLLDPDVLADVELELQCLTGYRRARSADELHDVLRKVGDLTTAEIDLRCVDDEVDAAAALRQLLDEKRAIEIGVGGEVRYIAAEDAARYRDALGCAIPVGLPMAFTDPVARPLEELVGRYARTHGPFLAADVARRFDAPTERIAGALAALEGEERLVIGEFRPEGVSREFCEVDVLRQLRRRSLASLRKEVEPVEQEALARFLPAWHNIPAQRRGIEALVEALGVLSGAALVASTIESDVLPSRVAAYRPSMLDELCTAGEVIWIGAGAVGAKDGRVRLTFADQLPMLAPGWEDRERPDGALHDAIRELLAERGASFWNQLRSAAPGSTDDELLAALWDLVWAGEVTNDSLAPLRAVVAGAKVKSGGSTTRKSRAGVRPRPGRLNRIGPPAGQGRWSLVAPLLEPAPHPTEAAHAQALQLIERYGVVTREGVLAEGIAGGFTNVYGVLKVLEERGQVRRGYFVDGLGAAQFAIPGAVDRLRSARDTPDPIFHPDDQPDPIVLASTDPANPYGGTLPWPTTTGRPARSASSLVVLRAGKLLAWFDRRAHHLVTFPDTLIDTSWATALMGLVRDGRAKSIEIRKVDGEPLTGADAPEGFVELLRTAGFADGYRGMTHRS, from the coding sequence GTGCTCGAGGCATTTTCGCCGGCCGTGCGTGCTTGGTTCGCGTCGTCGTTTCCGTCGCCCACTCCCGCGCAGGTCAAGGGCTGGCCGCACATCGCCAACGGCGAACACACGCTCATCTGCGCACCCACCGGGTCGGGCAAGACGCTCACGTCGTTCCTCGCCTCGATCGACCGGCTCACGACCACGCCGCGGCCCGAGGAGCGGTCGCACCGCACCCGCGTGCTCTACATCTCGCCGTTGCGCGCGCTGGCCTTCGACATCGAGAAGAACCTGCGCGCACCGCTCAAAGGCATCGAGTTGGCGGCCGAACGACTGGGCGAACCGTTCGTGGCTCCCGAGGTCGGCATGCGCACCGGCGACACGCCGTCGAACGACCGACAGAAGCTGGTTCGGCGCCCGCCCGACCTGCTGATCACCACGCCCGAGTCGTTGTATCTCATGCTCACGTCGAAGGCCCGCGAAACGCTCGTGGGCGTCGAGACGGTGATCATCGACGAGATCCACGCCATGGCCACCACCAAGCGCGGGGCGCATCTGGCGCTCACGCTCGAACGGCTCGACGAGGTGACCGAGAAGCCGCCGCAGCGCATCGGGCTGTCGGCAACCCAGCGGCCGTTGGAAGAGATCGCCGAGTTCCTCGGTGGCTACGAGACCCCCGGCCACGATGGGCAACCCGGCACGCTCCGTCCGGTCACCATCATCGACGCGGGCATTCGCAAAGACATGGAGATCGAGGTCGTCATCCCGATCGAAGACATGTCGACGCTCGGCCAGGTCAAGACCGAACTGGTCTCCGGCCCGGCGACCGCAGCGCTCACCGAGCGGCGCACGTCGATCTGGCCGAGCATCTACCCCGAGATCCTCACGCGCATCCTGGCCAACCGGTCGACGATCATCTTCTGCAACGCCCGTCGCTCGGCCGAGCGACTCGCGGCGAAACTGAACGAGTTGGCCGTCGAAGAAGGTGTGCCGGGCATCGTCGACCCCGAGACGGGGGCGATGGTCGAGGAGTTGGTCAAAGCGCACCACGGGTCGCTCGCTCGCGAACAGCGCGTGGTGATCGAAGACCAACTCAAGCGCGGCGAACTCCGAGCGATCGTGGCGACGTCGTCGCTCGAACTCGGCATCGACATGGGCGCGGTCGACCTCGTCATCCAGGTCGAGTCGCCCGGCGCGGTCAGCCGAGGCATGCAGCGTGTCGGCCGCGCCGGCCACCAGGTCGGTGAGCCGTCGCGTGGATCGATCTTCCCGAAGCACCGCGGCGACCTGCTCGAAGCGGCGGTCGTCACCCGGCGGATGATCGATGGTCAGATCGAATCGAGCCGGTTCCTCCGCAACCCGCTCGACGTCCTGGCGCAGCAGATCGTGGCGCACGTGGCGGCGGTCGAGGAGTGCTCGGTCGACGAGGTCACGTCGCTCGTCCGACGCTGCGCGAACTTCGCCGAGATCTCCGACGAGCTGCTCAACAACGTGCTCGATCTGCTGGCGGGCCGGTACCCGAGCGAGGAGTTCTCCGAGCTGCGGCCGCGCATCGTCTGGGATCGCGTCAACAACACGCTTCGTGCTCGCGACGGGTCGAAGCGGCTCGCCGTCACGTCGGGCGGGACGATTCCCGACCGTGGGTTGTTCGGCGTGTTCCTGCCCGACGGAACTCGCGTCGGCGAGCTCGACGAGGAGATGGTGTACGAGTCGCGGCCGGGTGAGACCTTCGTGCTCGGGGCGTCGACGTGGCGCATCGAAGACATCACCTTCCAGCGCGTCACCGTGTCGCCGGCCCCGGGCCAGCCCGGCAAGATGCCGTTCTGGCACGGCGACCGTCCGGGTCGCCCGCTCGAACTGGGGCGAGCCCTCGGCGCCTTCATCCGCGAGATCCGCGACCTCGGTGTCGGACACGCCGTCGACGACGAAACGGGTGTCGCCGATGGTCCGCATCCGGGCGTCGCCCGACTGATGGAGCACTACTCGCTCGACGCGTTCGCGGCGCACAATCTGGTGCAGTATCTCGACGAGCAGGTCGAGGCGACCGGGGCGGTTCCCGACGACAAGACGATCGTCGTCGAGCGGTTCCAGGACGAGATCGGCGACTGGCGCATCTGTCTGCTCAGCCCGTTTGGCACGCCGGTGCACGCGCCGTGGGCGATGGCGATCGAGCGGCAGCTCATGGATCGCTTCGACATTCCGGTCGAGACGATGTGGGGCGACGATGGCATCGTCATCCGGCTGCCCGAGTCGGCCGACGAACTGCCGGTCGAGTCGCTGCTGATCGACCCGGAAGACATCGACGAACTCGTGGTGTCGACGCTGCCGCAGACCGCTCTGTTCTCCGCTCGGTTCCGCGAGTGTGCCGGCCGCGCCCTGCTGTTGCCGAGGCGGCGACCCGATCGGCGAACGCCGCTCTGGCAGCAGCGCCAGCGCGCGGCCGACCTGCTCGCCGTGGCATCGAAGTTCCCGACGTTCCCGATCCTGCTCGAAGCATCCCGCGAGTGTCTGCAAGACGTGTTCGACGTGCCGGCGCTGCGCGAGGTGCTCGGGCTGTTGCGGTCGCGGGCGATTCGCGTGGTCACCGTCGACACGGGCAAGGCGAGCCCGATGGCGTCGAGTCTGTTGTTCAACTGGATCGCCGCCTACATGTACGAAGGCGACGCCCCGCTCGCCGAGCGTCGGGCGGCCGCACTGGCGCTCGACCGTGACCTGTTGCGCGATCTGCTCGGCGCCGAGGAGTTGCGTGACCTGCTCGATCCCGACGTGCTCGCCGACGTCGAGCTCGAACTGCAGTGCCTCACCGGGTACCGACGTGCCCGCTCGGCCGACGAACTGCACGACGTGCTGCGCAAGGTCGGCGACCTCACCACCGCCGAGATCGACCTGCGATGCGTCGACGACGAGGTCGATGCCGCCGCAGCGCTGCGACAACTCCTCGACGAGAAGCGGGCCATCGAGATCGGGGTCGGTGGCGAAGTCCGCTACATCGCGGCCGAAGACGCCGCCCGCTATCGCGACGCGCTCGGCTGTGCGATTCCGGTCGGGCTGCCGATGGCGTTCACCGACCCGGTCGCTCGCCCGCTCGAAGAACTCGTCGGTCGCTACGCCCGAACGCACGGCCCCTTCCTCGCTGCCGACGTCGCCCGCCGGTTCGACGCTCCGACCGAGCGGATCGCCGGAGCACTGGCCGCCCTCGAAGGGGAGGAGCGGCTCGTCATCGGCGAATTCCGCCCCGAAGGCGTGTCTCGCGAGTTCTGCGAGGTCGACGTGCTCCGCCAGTTGCGCCGACGCTCACTCGCGTCGCTGCGCAAGGAGGTCGAGCCGGTCGAGCAGGAGGCGCTCGCACGGTTCCTGCCGGCGTGGCACAACATCCCGGCGCAGCGCCGCGGCATCGAAGCGTTGGTCGAAGCGCTCGGCGTGTTGTCGGGCGCGGCATTGGTCGCCTCGACGATCGAGTCCGACGTCTTGCCGTCGCGAGTGGCGGCGTACCGGCCGTCGATGCTCGACGAGTTGTGCACCGCCGGTGAGGTCATCTGGATCGGTGCGGGCGCGGTCGGGGCGAAAGACGGTCGAGTTCGGCTCACCTTCGCCGATCAACTCCCGATGCTCGCTCCAGGTTGGGAAGATCGAGAGCGCCCGGACGGCGCGCTGCACGACGCCATCCGCGAGCTGCTCGCCGAGCGCGGCGCCAGCTTCTGGAACCAGTTGCGGTCGGCCGCGCCCGGTTCGACCGACGACGAGTTGCTCGCCGCGCTCTGGGACCTCGTGTGGGCCGGCGAGGTCACCAACGACTCGCTCGCTCCGCTGCGCGCCGTGGTGGCCGGCGCCAAGGTCAAGTCGGGTGGCTCGACGACGCGGAAGTCGAGGGCGGGTGTGCGCCCACGTCCCGGTCGGCTCAACCGCATCGGACCGCCCGCCGGTCAGGGCCGCTGGAGCCTCGTCGCTCCGCTGCTCGAACCGGCACCGCACCCGACCGAGGCGGCGCACGCGCAAGCGCTGCAACTCATCGAGCGCTACGGCGTGGTCACGCGTGAAGGTGTGCTCGCCGAAGGCATCGCCGGTGGATTCACCAACGTGTACGGCGTGCTCAAGGTGCTCGAAGAACGCGGGCAGGTTCGCCGCGGCTACTTCGTCGACGGGTTGGGTGCTGCCCAGTTCGCGATCCCGGGCGCGGTCGATCGGCTGCGCTCGGCCCGCGACACGCCCGACCCGATCTTCCATCCCGACGATCAGCCCGACCCGATCGTCCTGGCGTCGACCGACCCGGCCAACCCGTACGGCGGCACGCTCCCGTGGCCGACCACCACCGGGCGTCCGGCCCGGAGCGCGTCGTCGCTCGTCGTGTTGCGCGCCGGAAAGCTGCTGGCGTGGTTCGATCGTCGAGCGCATCACCTCGTCACGTTCCCCGACACGCTGATCGACACGTCGTGGGCGACGGCGCTGATGGGCCTCGTTCGAGACGGACGCGCCAAGTCGATCGAGATCCGCAAGGTCGACGGTGAGCCGCTCACCGGCGCCGACGCACCGGAAGGGTTCGTGGAGTTGCTGCGCACCGCCGGGTTCGCCGACGGCTACCGCGGCATGACCCACCGCTCGTAG
- a CDS encoding acyltransferase family protein, with the protein MLFNPLRNDTPRVTARTIEFLNLLRGVAVLLVVYDHLGAIWPESNGRSWVANRVIRRWVSEPLGIIQDFGFFGVAVFFLISGFVITHVAQRETRLQFAVKRVLRIYPPLIVSILLIIAIAFIQGTQRLSIGEYAQTMTLANYFRVPTFVANAVAWTLVIEMLFYIGVFITLPLLKRWPLVANGCLLGACALIILTARSFGASYFLFAAAVAYVPYLLLGQLVYLRWTRRITTVDYAVFTLATYLVVVFGIRRIHTAFSPADNSYMISVGFAFALFVVALLFEESIRVPAAIARTSEISYSLYLVHGVIGFYVLDVLVGRVPFTAAIVVAFAVAYAVAWASHRFVELPSQRLARSLLARRTATDQSVHPARPRT; encoded by the coding sequence GTGCTGTTCAACCCGCTTCGCAACGACACACCGCGTGTCACCGCCCGCACGATCGAGTTCCTCAATCTGCTGCGCGGCGTGGCCGTACTCCTCGTCGTGTACGACCACCTCGGCGCGATCTGGCCCGAGTCCAACGGGCGGTCATGGGTCGCCAATCGGGTGATCCGGCGTTGGGTGAGCGAACCGCTCGGCATCATCCAGGACTTCGGCTTCTTCGGTGTGGCCGTGTTCTTCCTCATCTCGGGCTTCGTCATCACGCACGTCGCGCAACGCGAGACGCGTCTCCAGTTCGCCGTCAAACGAGTGCTCCGGATCTATCCGCCGCTGATCGTGTCGATCCTGTTGATCATCGCGATCGCCTTCATCCAGGGCACGCAGCGTCTCTCGATCGGCGAGTACGCCCAGACGATGACGCTTGCCAACTACTTCCGTGTCCCCACGTTCGTCGCCAACGCCGTGGCGTGGACGCTCGTGATCGAGATGTTGTTCTACATCGGCGTGTTCATCACGCTGCCGCTGCTCAAGCGGTGGCCGCTCGTCGCGAACGGCTGCCTGCTTGGTGCGTGCGCACTGATCATCCTCACGGCCCGGTCGTTCGGCGCGAGCTACTTCCTGTTCGCCGCTGCGGTCGCCTATGTGCCATACCTGCTGCTCGGCCAACTCGTGTACCTGCGGTGGACGCGGCGCATCACCACCGTCGACTACGCGGTGTTCACGCTCGCGACCTATCTCGTCGTCGTGTTCGGCATCCGGCGGATCCACACGGCGTTCTCGCCGGCCGACAACAGCTACATGATCAGCGTCGGATTCGCGTTCGCGCTGTTCGTCGTGGCGCTCCTGTTCGAGGAGTCGATTCGCGTGCCGGCAGCGATCGCTCGAACCTCCGAGATCAGCTACTCGCTGTATCTCGTGCACGGCGTGATCGGCTTCTACGTGCTCGACGTCCTGGTGGGCCGAGTGCCGTTCACGGCGGCGATCGTCGTCGCCTTCGCGGTTGCCTATGCGGTGGCGTGGGCGTCACATCGATTCGTCGAGTTGCCGTCGCAGCGGCTCGCTCGATCCCTGCTCGCCCGCCGCACGGCGACCGACCAGTCGGTGCATCCAGCCCGTCCGCGAACGTGA